Proteins found in one Vallitalea guaymasensis genomic segment:
- a CDS encoding enoyl-CoA hydratase/isomerase, with protein MNYKTIKVEVKGNSCFIQFNRPESNNTISKLLIDECNEVLNMCEESITIVVFKGLPEVFCFGADFKEVHNKMADGQEQESYSEPLYDLWLKIATGPYITIALVCGKANAGGVGFVAACDIVLANDTAVFSLSELLFGLFPACVLPFLIRRIGYSKAHYMTLMTKPVSVEQAYKWGLVDSYGTNGDAQLGKHMLRLRYLSKKGVKRYKSYMSHLSDFLITSKDTALTANLEIFSDTDNLKGIYRFVDTGQFPWEN; from the coding sequence ATGAATTACAAAACAATAAAAGTAGAAGTTAAAGGTAATAGTTGTTTTATACAATTTAATAGACCTGAGTCTAATAATACAATAAGTAAACTTCTCATAGATGAATGCAATGAAGTGCTTAATATGTGTGAAGAGTCCATTACTATAGTAGTTTTTAAAGGATTACCAGAGGTTTTTTGTTTTGGTGCAGATTTTAAGGAAGTTCATAATAAAATGGCAGATGGACAGGAGCAAGAGAGCTATTCAGAGCCGTTATATGATCTATGGCTTAAGATAGCAACAGGTCCCTATATAACAATTGCATTAGTTTGTGGTAAAGCAAATGCGGGAGGGGTAGGTTTTGTAGCAGCTTGTGATATTGTTCTTGCAAATGATACAGCTGTTTTTAGTTTATCAGAATTGCTATTTGGACTTTTCCCAGCTTGTGTTCTACCTTTTTTAATCAGAAGAATAGGATATTCAAAAGCTCACTACATGACTTTGATGACAAAACCTGTTTCCGTAGAGCAAGCTTACAAATGGGGTTTAGTAGACTCTTATGGTACTAATGGGGATGCCCAGTTAGGTAAACATATGCTGCGACTTAGATATCTATCCAAAAAAGGTGTAAAAAGATATAAAAGTTATATGAGTCATTTATCTGATTTTTTAATTACATCAAAAGATACAGCACTTACTGCGAATCTAGAGATATTCTCTGATACAGATAATTTAAAGGGAATCTATAGGTTCGTTGATACAGGACAATTCCCTTGGGAGAATTGA
- a CDS encoding hydroxymethylglutaryl-CoA synthase family protein produces MTTVGIEAINVFGGSAYIDVMELANHRQLDTARFDNLLMKEKSVALPYEDPVSYGVNAAKPIIDSLSEDEKDRIELLITCSESGIDFGKSMSTYIHEYLGLNRNCRLFELKNACYSGTAGFQMAVNFILSQASPGAKALVIATDLARFIAVDPGEALTADWSFAEPSTGAGAVAILVSETPNVFQIDVGANGYYGYEVMDTCRPVPDGEAGDSDLSLLSYLDCCEQSFNEYRKRVDGVDYRDTFQYLAFHTPFGGMVKGAHRTMMRKMCKAKPADIEKDFEYRVLPGMVFCQRVGNIMGGTVYMALASTIDNGEFHSPKRVGVFSYGSGCCSEFYSGVVMPQGQQLQKRFNIGEHLDRRYKLSMDEYDLLLKGNDAVKFGTRNVKMDSDNISKIMNRCQGEKRLFLNEIKEFHREYRWV; encoded by the coding sequence ATGACTACAGTAGGAATTGAAGCAATCAATGTGTTTGGAGGAAGCGCTTATATTGACGTAATGGAGTTAGCAAATCATCGCCAGCTGGATACAGCTAGGTTTGATAATCTATTGATGAAGGAAAAAAGTGTGGCTCTTCCATATGAAGATCCTGTATCTTATGGGGTAAATGCAGCAAAACCTATAATAGACTCTCTATCAGAAGATGAAAAAGACCGTATAGAATTGCTGATTACTTGTTCAGAATCAGGTATAGACTTTGGGAAGTCAATGAGTACATACATACATGAGTATCTAGGATTAAATCGTAACTGCCGATTATTTGAATTAAAGAATGCATGCTATTCTGGAACAGCTGGATTCCAGATGGCTGTTAATTTCATATTATCACAAGCCTCTCCTGGAGCAAAAGCTCTTGTAATAGCCACAGATCTAGCTAGATTCATAGCAGTGGACCCAGGGGAAGCATTAACAGCAGATTGGTCATTTGCTGAACCTAGTACAGGGGCAGGAGCTGTTGCTATATTAGTAAGTGAGACACCTAATGTATTTCAGATTGATGTAGGAGCTAATGGATATTATGGTTATGAGGTAATGGATACTTGTCGTCCAGTTCCAGATGGAGAGGCTGGAGATTCAGATTTATCTTTATTATCTTATTTGGATTGCTGTGAACAATCCTTCAATGAATATAGAAAACGTGTAGATGGAGTAGATTATAGAGATACATTCCAATATTTAGCTTTTCATACTCCTTTTGGAGGAATGGTAAAAGGCGCACACCGTACCATGATGAGAAAAATGTGTAAAGCCAAACCTGCAGATATTGAAAAAGACTTTGAATATCGAGTATTGCCTGGTATGGTTTTTTGTCAGCGTGTAGGTAATATAATGGGAGGAACAGTATATATGGCACTTGCAAGTACCATTGATAATGGAGAATTCCACTCACCAAAGAGAGTTGGTGTTTTTTCATATGGTTCAGGTTGCTGTTCTGAATTCTATAGTGGAGTAGTAATGCCTCAAGGTCAACAACTGCAAAAACGTTTTAATATAGGTGAACATTTGGACAGACGTTATAAATTGTCCATGGATGAATATGATTTGTTGCTAAAAGGTAATGATGCGGTAAAATTCGGAACAAGAAATGTAAAAATGGATTCGGATAATATATCAAAAATTATGAACAGGTGTCAAGGAGAAAAGAGATTATTTCTAAATGAAATAAAAGAATTTCATAGAGAATACAGGTGGGTATAA
- a CDS encoding beta-ketoacyl synthase N-terminal-like domain-containing protein: MKNYNNIIISGIGITSSIGQGKKAFTQALMEGRHRFDIMKRPGRQNGTSFIGAEIDEITYPDSISKKVLRTASFSAKTAMVTLDEAWKEAKLDDCDSSRIGLVVGGSNIQQREQLLIHEKYKNRFGFISPTYGLSFMDSDICGLCTEHFGIKGMSYTLGGASASGQAAIIQGLQSILSGQIDVCIVIGALMDLSYWECQAFRSLGAMGSDAYADEPEKACRPFDENHDGFIYGEACGAVVIERVDTASKRKVEPYAQLLGWSTVLDGNRNPNPSYEGELSTIKKTMEKANLEPHEVDYVNPHGSGSKIGDETELKAICDSGLSHAYLNATKSITGHGLSSAGTIELIATMLQMKEGKLHPTINLDNPINTSLNWVKSKPVSYEAKTAINISIGFGGINTAICLRKI, encoded by the coding sequence ATGAAAAATTACAATAATATCATAATTTCAGGTATTGGAATAACATCATCAATCGGGCAAGGGAAAAAGGCTTTTACTCAAGCATTGATGGAAGGAAGACATAGATTTGACATCATGAAAAGACCTGGAAGACAAAATGGAACATCTTTTATAGGTGCAGAGATAGATGAAATAACTTATCCAGATTCAATCTCAAAGAAAGTATTAAGAACAGCTTCTTTTTCAGCAAAAACAGCAATGGTTACTCTTGATGAAGCTTGGAAAGAGGCTAAGCTTGATGATTGTGACTCTTCTCGGATTGGATTAGTGGTAGGAGGCTCTAATATTCAACAGAGGGAACAACTGTTGATTCATGAGAAATACAAAAATCGTTTTGGGTTTATATCACCAACATATGGTTTATCATTCATGGACAGTGATATTTGCGGGTTGTGTACAGAACACTTTGGAATAAAAGGGATGAGCTATACCTTAGGAGGAGCTTCAGCTAGTGGACAAGCCGCCATTATTCAAGGATTACAAAGTATATTATCTGGTCAGATAGATGTTTGTATAGTTATAGGAGCTTTAATGGATCTTTCATATTGGGAGTGTCAAGCTTTCAGGTCATTAGGAGCTATGGGTTCAGATGCATATGCTGATGAACCTGAAAAAGCTTGTCGTCCTTTTGATGAAAATCATGATGGTTTTATATATGGAGAAGCTTGCGGAGCTGTAGTAATAGAAAGAGTAGATACAGCATCCAAAAGAAAAGTAGAACCCTATGCCCAATTATTAGGCTGGTCCACGGTATTAGATGGTAATAGAAATCCAAACCCATCTTATGAAGGAGAACTAAGTACTATAAAAAAAACTATGGAGAAAGCAAATCTGGAACCACATGAAGTTGATTATGTGAATCCACATGGGAGTGGTTCAAAAATAGGAGACGAGACAGAGCTGAAGGCAATATGTGACAGCGGACTCTCTCATGCTTATCTAAATGCAACTAAATCTATAACGGGACATGGTTTAAGTTCTGCTGGAACAATAGAACTTATAGCTACAATGTTGCAAATGAAAGAAGGTAAACTTCATCCAACCATCAATCTGGATAACCCTATCAATACATCATTGAACTGGGTGAAGTCAAAACCTGTTTCATATGAAGCCAAAACTGCAATAAATATAAGTATAGGTTTTGGAGGCATCAATACTGCAATATGTTTAAGAAAGATATAA
- a CDS encoding acyl carrier protein, whose amino-acid sequence MNKEQILEIISRNIGEVLPDLEGYQAKPSDKLVDLGANSVDRAEIVMMTMEELSLNIPRVELFGVSNIGELAEVIYEKLQ is encoded by the coding sequence ATGAACAAAGAACAAATATTAGAAATTATTTCAAGAAACATAGGAGAGGTTTTACCAGATTTGGAAGGGTATCAAGCAAAGCCTAGTGACAAGTTAGTAGATTTAGGTGCTAATTCTGTAGACCGTGCCGAAATAGTTATGATGACAATGGAAGAACTATCATTGAATATACCACGTGTAGAACTTTTTGGAGTGAGTAATATTGGAGAATTGGCTGAGGTAATCTATGAAAAATTACAATAA